From the Oncorhynchus nerka isolate Pitt River linkage group LG20, Oner_Uvic_2.0, whole genome shotgun sequence genome, one window contains:
- the LOC135563118 gene encoding GTPase IMAP family member 4-like, protein MKPPTVSNPKARRRNSVELLPPKMSESPTELRIVLLGKNGSKKSAVGNFILDRGAFDPNYVQNHCERARGRVEDKHIAVINTPDLLDPHISHDKLSEELRWCVTLSDPGPHVFLLVLQPEESTQEEGNRIRTILDTLSDRSFDYSMVLTTHEDKREHMDEDHPLNQMVRACRGRQHLSDCTQLIADVDKIVKENGGDYLTCDVFEDSSSVMVQGKEEIHRSKTDGSLKSSSEEELGKDVLEQGESAQLDKWENIRETGKYTESTKLIVK, encoded by the exons atgaagccgcctacgg TCTCGAATCCAAAGGCCCGGAGACGCAACAGTGTGGAACTATTGCCCCCAAAGA TGTCTGAAAGTCCTACAGAGCTAAGGATTGTGCTTCTCGGAAAGAATGGCTCTAAGAAGAGTGCTGTTGGGAACTTCATCCTGGACAGAGGGGCATTTGACCCCAACTATGTACAAAACCACTGTGAGAGAGCCAGGGGTCGGGTGGAGGACAAACACATAGCTGTGATCAACACTCCAGACCTGTTAGACCCTCACATCTCACATGACAAACTCTCAGAGGAACTGCGTTGGTGTGTCACTCTGTCTGACCCGGGACCTCATGTGTTCCTGTTGGTGCTGCAGCCTGAGGAGTCCACACAGGAAGAGGGAAACAGAATCAGGACCATCCTAGACACCCTCAGTGACCGGTCCTTTGACTACTCAATGGTACTGACAACTCATGAAGACAAGAGGGAACACATGGATGAGGATCACCCTCTGAATCAGATGGTCAGAGCCTGTAGAGGGAGGCAGCACCTCAGTGACTGCACTCAACTTATTGCAGATGTTGACAAGATTGTAAAGGAGAATGGAGGAGACTATCTCACCTGTGATGTATTTGAAGATAGTTCAAGTGTCATGGTACAAGGGAAAGAGGAAATCCACAGGAGTAAAACTGATGGAAGTCTCAAATCTTCCTCTGAGGAAGAACTTGGAAAGGATGTTTTGGAACAAGGTGAATCAGCACAACTGGACAAATGGGAGAACATTAGAGAAACTGGTAAGTATACAGAGAGCACAAAACTTATTGTGAAATGA